The proteins below come from a single Drosophila teissieri strain GT53w chromosome 3L, Prin_Dtei_1.1, whole genome shotgun sequence genomic window:
- the LOC122617832 gene encoding neuropeptide-like 3: MYKLVVFFALLAVVAARPGYLEAGPLLHSYAAPAIIHEPALAKVGAIIKTVPSAVSHQSISQVHSSAHIIQPIVAPVVKTYAAPIIKTYAAPALHTTLLSSPWAGHGWAGHGWAPSW; the protein is encoded by the exons ATGTACAAGTTG GTGGTGTTCTTCGCTCTGCTCGCCGTAGTGGCTGCCCGTCCGGGTTACCTGGAGGCTGGTCCGCTGCTCCACAGCTATGCCGCCCCTGCCATCATCCACGAACCGGCTCTGGCCAAGGTGGGCGCCATCATCAAGACTGTTCCCAGTGCCGTCTCCCACCAGAGCATCAGCCAGGTGCACAGCTCGGCCCACATCATCCAGCCGATTGTGGCTCCTGTGGTGAAGACCTATGCCGCTCCCATCATCAAGACCTATGCGGCTCCTGCCCTCCACACGACCCTGCTCTCGTCTCCGTGGGCCGGACATGGTTGGGCTGGCCATGGCTGGGCTCCCTCCTGGTAA
- the LOC122618071 gene encoding uncharacterized histidine-rich protein DDB_G0274557, protein MMKLVVSLLSICALAAARPGFLHGHHHHYPEIPYYPHHHHVEPLHYHLPAAVSHQSSTVVHSVPHHIIKPVLLPTVVKTVVHPPIIKAYHPAPIIKAYHPYDPFHLHHHHDFHDYHLH, encoded by the exons ATGATGAAACTG GTAGTTTCGCTACTCTCCATTTGCGCCTTGGCGGCAGCTCGTCCTGGATTCCTgcatggccaccaccaccactatcCGGAGATCCCCTACTATCCTCACCACCACCATGTGGAACCACTGCACTACCACCTGCCCGCTGCCGTCTCCCACCAGAGCTCCACGGTGGTGCACAGTGTGCCGCACCACATAATCAAGCCGGTCCTGCTGCCCACTGTGGTGAAGACAGTGGTGCATCCACCCATCATCAAGGCTTACCATCCTGCGCCCATCATCAAGGCCTACCACCCCTACGATCCCTTccacctgcaccaccaccacgactTCCACGATTACCACCTCCACTAA
- the LOC122617588 gene encoding pupal cuticle protein C1B, with the protein MFKLVVLSALLAVAVARPGHLYESPLVYAAPAATTVVQEHSLAKVGSVVSSIPTSVSHQSQSVVHSHSHVVEDIVAPVVKSTPVVSYAAAAPVVHTAYAAAPVVHTSYAAPVVHTSYAAASPVVYNSSW; encoded by the exons ATGTTCAAATTG GTGGTGTTGTCTGCTCTCCTCGCCGTAGCTGTCGCTCGTCCCGGTCATCTTTATGAGTCTCCTCTGGTTTATGCCGCTCCAGCTGCCACAACCGTTGTCCAGGAGCACTCGCTGGCCAAAGTGGGTTCTGTCGTGAGCAGCATTCCCACATCGGTGTCCCACCAGAGCCAGTCGGTGGTCCACAGCCATTCGCATGTGGTGGAGGACATCGTCGCCCCGGTGGTGAAGTCCACTCCGGTGGTCAGCtatgctgcagctgctccagtgGTACACACCGCCTatgctgctgctcccgttGTCCACACCAGCTATGCTGCCCCGGTGGTGCACACCTCCTATGCCGCCGCATCTCCAGTTGTCTACAACTCCAGCTGGTAA